From the Variovorax paradoxus genome, the window CTCGAGTGCGCGCTTGACGCCCGCGTGGCCCTTCACGTCGCACAGGTCGGCGTAGCGCGGCGCGGGTGCACCGGGCGCGGCCTCGATGCGCGACCAGCCGTCGTTCGCTTCGGGTTCGCTCGATGGCGCCTGTGCGCCGTTGCCGGCCAGGAACTGCCGCACCACGTCCAGCAGGTGCGTGGCGCCGTACACCTCGCCGCCTGGCACCAGCGCCGCTTCGTGTGCGCTGTCCATGGGCAGCACCAGCCTTGTGGCCACGCCGCGCGTGTGCAACGCCAGCGCCATCGCCAGCGCACCGCGGACGGGACGCAGCTCGCCCGACAGCGAGAGTTCACCAGCGAATTCGTGGCCGGCCAGCCGGGCGTTGTCGATCTGCCCGCTGGCAGCGAGGATGCCCAGCGCGATCGGCAGGTCGAATCGGCCCGAGTCCTTCGGAAGGTCTGCAGGCGCCAGATTCACGGTGATCCGTTTGTTGTTCGGAAACTCCAGCCCCGCGTTCTGGATGGCCGAGCGCACCCGCTCGCGCGCTTCCTTGACCTCGGTTTCCGCCAGCCCGACCAGCGTGAAGCTGGGCAAGCCGTTCGCCAGATGCACCTCGACCGTGACGCTGGCAGCTTCCAGCCCCAGCAAGGCACGGCTTTGCACCAAAGACAGACTCATTGTTTTCCCTCTCCCCAAGATGGTGCGCCTGCGTGGGGCGCGCCGCCGTGGTGCAGCGCCCTGCGCAACTGCAACCACTCGCAACGAGGGTTGTAACGATTTCGCTCTCTGCTGCGACGCGGCCCGCCGTCTTGCGCAGCCGTATCCGTGCACTTTGGCACGCTCCCTGCTTTGAGCCTCCCAGGTCCAACAACACACCACCTTGCGAGGAGTTTCCCGATGACGCACCGTACCGCAGCCCAGGCGCTGATCGTTCTGGCCACGGCCCTCTCCGCTTCGGGCGCCGCCCTGGCCCAGGCCACGACCGATGCTGCAGCGGCCGCTCCCGCCCCTGCCTCCAACCTGACGGCCAACGTGTCGCTGACCACGAACTACAAGTTCCGCGGCCAGGACCAGGACATGCTGGGCCGCAACGACTACGCGAAGACCAAGGCCTTCAAGCCGGCCATCCAGGGCGGCTTCGACTACGCCTTCGGCGACAGCGGCTTCTACGTGGGCAACTGGAACTCCAGCGTCAACTGGCTCCCGGGCAACAGCATCGAGAGCGACCTGTACGGCGGCTACAAGTTCAAGGCCGGCCCTCTCGACATGGACGTCGGTGCGCTCACCTACATCTACCCGGGCAACTCGGCCGGCAACACCACCGAGCTGTACCTGGGCGCCACCTACGCCAACGAGACTTTCGGCTCGTTCACCGCCAAGTACTCGCACACAGTGTCCAAGGACTACTTCGGCTACGCCGGCAACAAGGCCGGATCGGGCCTGAAGGGCCGCAACACCGGCTACCTGAACCTGTCGTACTCCAAGGAAATCGTGCCCAAGGTCACGCTGAAGGCCGCCGTGGGCTACACGCACATGGCCAGCGACATCCGCGGCCTGGGCTACAAGAGCTATGTCGACTACAACGTGGGCGCCTCCTACGACTTCGGCAACGGCCTGTCGCTGACCGGCTCGGTGCAGGGCGCGAACAAGAAGAGCTCGTACCTCGCCGTGAGCAACCCGGGCGTGGACTACGGCTTCGGCACGTTCGGCACCACCTACTACTCGCCGAACAAGGCACGCTTCATCCTGACGCTGACGAAGACGCTGTAAGGCACAGAACAACGAGGTGCGGCCTACGTTGCCGCACCGATTCATTTCCATCCGAAGGAGAAAACTCATGAAGCTGGTCACAGCCATCATCAAACCGTTCAAGCTCGACGAGGTGCGCGAAGCACTGTCGGCCATCGGCGTGCAGGGGATCACCGTCACCGAGGTCAAGGGTTTCGGCCGCCAGAAGGGGCACACCGAGCTCTACCGCGGCGCCGAGTACGTGGTCGACTTCCTGCCCAAGGTCAAGATCGAAGCGGCCGTCTCCGACGACCTCGTCGACCGCGTGATCGAGGCCGTCGAGGGTGCCGCTCGCACCGGCAAGATCGGCGACGGCAAGATCTTTGTCTACAACCTCGAACAGGTGGTGCGCATCCGCACCGGCGAAACAGGCCGCGAAGCCCTCTGACCGTTTCCAGGCCCGAAAGAACAACGACTATGAAAAAACTGCTCGTCTCTCTTGCGTTCGGTTTGAGCGTGCTGGCTGCCGGCACCACCGCCCTTGCACAAACGCCCGCGGCCACGGCCGAGGCCCCGGCTGCGTCGGCATCCGCGCCCGCCGCCGCTGCCCCTGCGGCAGCTCCGGCACCGGCGGCCGCCGACGCCGCTCCCGCAGCGCCGGCCGCCGCACCGGCACCGAAGATCGATTCCGGCGACACCGCCTGGATGCTGACCTCGACGCTGCTCGTGATCCTGATGACCATCCCCGGCCTTGCGCTGTTCTACGGTGGCCTGGGCCGCGCGAAGAACATGCTGTCGGTGCTGATGCAGGTCTTCGTGATCTTCTCGCTGATCAGCATCCTGTGGGCCGTCTACGGCTACAGCCTGGCCTTCTCGGGCGAGGGCAACTTCTTCGGGGGATTCGACAAGATCTTCATGAAGGGCATCACGCAGGAAACCTTCGGCGCGCTGACCACGATTCCCGAATACGTGTTCGTCGCCTTCCAGGGCACCTTCGCGGCCATCACCGTGGCGCTGATCGTCGGCGCCTTCGCGGAACGCGCCAAGTTCTCGGCCGTGCTGCTGTTCTCGGTGCTGTGGTTCACCTTCAGCTACGTGCCGATCGCCCACATCGTGTGGGGCGGCGGCCTGCTGGGCAAGGACGGCGCGCTCGATTTCGCCGGCGGCACTGTGGTGCACATCAACGCCGGTGTGGCCGGCCTGGTCGGTGCCTACATGGTCGGCAAGCGCGTGGGCTACGGCAAGGAAGCCTTCACGCCTCACTCGCTCACGCTCACCATGGTCGGCGCTTCGCTGCTGTGGGTCGGCTGGTTCGGCTTCAACGCCGGCTCGGCAGGTGCTGCCAACGCCGTCGCTGGCCTGGCCTTCGTCAACACCGTGCTCGCCACCGCTGCCGCGGCGCTGTCGTGGATCCTGGGCGAGAGCCTGCACAAGGGCAAGGCCTCGATGCTGGGCGCCGCGTCCGGTGCGGTTGCCGGCCTGGTGGCCGTCACGCCCGCCGCCGGTTTCGTCGGCCCGATGGGTTCGATCGTGCTGGGCCTGCTGGCCGGCCTGGTCTGCCTGTGGGGCGTGGGCGGCCTGAAGCGCATGCTCGGTGCGGACGATGCATTCGACGTGTTCGGCGTGCACGGCGTGGGCGGCATCCTGGGTGCCATCCTGACCGGCGTGTTCGCGGCCAAGGGCCTCGGCGGCACCGGCGGTGCGACGCCCGACACCTTCGCCATGGGCGCACAGGTCTGGATCCAGATCAAGAGCGTGCTGCTCACCATCGTCTGGTCCGGCGTCGTGGCCTTCATCGCCTACAAGATCGCCGACCTGACCATCGGCCTGCGCGTGTCG encodes:
- a CDS encoding TorF family putative porin, whose product is MTHRTAAQALIVLATALSASGAALAQATTDAAAAAPAPASNLTANVSLTTNYKFRGQDQDMLGRNDYAKTKAFKPAIQGGFDYAFGDSGFYVGNWNSSVNWLPGNSIESDLYGGYKFKAGPLDMDVGALTYIYPGNSAGNTTELYLGATYANETFGSFTAKYSHTVSKDYFGYAGNKAGSGLKGRNTGYLNLSYSKEIVPKVTLKAAVGYTHMASDIRGLGYKSYVDYNVGASYDFGNGLSLTGSVQGANKKSSYLAVSNPGVDYGFGTFGTTYYSPNKARFILTLTKTL
- the glnK gene encoding P-II family nitrogen regulator codes for the protein MKLVTAIIKPFKLDEVREALSAIGVQGITVTEVKGFGRQKGHTELYRGAEYVVDFLPKVKIEAAVSDDLVDRVIEAVEGAARTGKIGDGKIFVYNLEQVVRIRTGETGREAL
- a CDS encoding ammonium transporter, giving the protein MKKLLVSLAFGLSVLAAGTTALAQTPAATAEAPAASASAPAAAAPAAAPAPAAADAAPAAPAAAPAPKIDSGDTAWMLTSTLLVILMTIPGLALFYGGLGRAKNMLSVLMQVFVIFSLISILWAVYGYSLAFSGEGNFFGGFDKIFMKGITQETFGALTTIPEYVFVAFQGTFAAITVALIVGAFAERAKFSAVLLFSVLWFTFSYVPIAHIVWGGGLLGKDGALDFAGGTVVHINAGVAGLVGAYMVGKRVGYGKEAFTPHSLTLTMVGASLLWVGWFGFNAGSAGAANAVAGLAFVNTVLATAAAALSWILGESLHKGKASMLGAASGAVAGLVAVTPAAGFVGPMGSIVLGLLAGLVCLWGVGGLKRMLGADDAFDVFGVHGVGGILGAILTGVFAAKGLGGTGGATPDTFAMGAQVWIQIKSVLLTIVWSGVVAFIAYKIADLTIGLRVSEEEEREGLDISSHGETAYNR